In Vibrio hippocampi, a single genomic region encodes these proteins:
- a CDS encoding IS481 family transposase, translating into MDREIQQRLQWVKMYEECGDAGLVCRRCGISRPTLRKWAKRYKKCGIAGLESQSRRPHSSPVTKVTDELRALILTMREKRNLGARRLQTELIRLHQIHLSTATLHKVLSEASVKPIVTYRRKKDFQRYERPIPGDRVQMDTCKIAPGIYQYTAIDDCSRYRVLRCYSRRTAANTVDFIDCVVEEMPFPIQRIQTDRGREFFAEKVQKKLMIYGIKFRPNKPGSPHLNGKVERSQKTDKSEFYPTIDVSVGLEELDLLLAEWQHYYNWERPHSSLNGLTPIDRITEISDQTPLSEEVSQHYQIEKERFQEQNYKLDLQLRKLKPSL; encoded by the coding sequence ATGGACAGAGAAATCCAACAAAGACTACAGTGGGTAAAAATGTATGAGGAATGTGGTGACGCAGGTCTCGTATGTCGACGCTGTGGTATTTCCAGACCAACATTACGCAAGTGGGCTAAGCGATATAAGAAGTGTGGAATAGCTGGCCTGGAAAGTCAGAGCAGACGACCTCATTCATCTCCAGTTACTAAAGTCACTGATGAGCTAAGAGCATTGATCCTTACGATGCGTGAGAAACGCAATTTAGGGGCGCGGCGTTTACAAACGGAATTAATCCGACTTCACCAAATACACTTAAGCACCGCGACACTCCATAAAGTTTTATCTGAAGCGTCAGTCAAACCCATTGTAACTTACCGACGCAAAAAAGATTTCCAAAGATATGAGCGCCCAATTCCTGGTGATAGAGTCCAGATGGACACCTGTAAAATAGCACCTGGAATTTATCAGTACACAGCTATTGATGACTGCTCTCGCTATCGGGTTCTGAGGTGCTACTCACGGCGCACAGCAGCAAATACAGTCGATTTTATTGATTGTGTCGTGGAAGAGATGCCATTTCCTATCCAGCGTATTCAGACGGACAGAGGGCGTGAATTCTTTGCTGAGAAAGTCCAGAAAAAACTCATGATTTATGGAATCAAGTTTCGCCCAAATAAACCTGGCTCACCTCACTTGAATGGCAAAGTTGAACGCTCTCAGAAAACAGATAAAAGTGAGTTCTATCCGACCATAGATGTCTCCGTGGGGCTGGAAGAGCTGGATCTGTTACTAGCTGAATGGCAACACTACTACAACTGGGAACGCCCCCACAGCTCGTTAAATGGGCTAACCCCGATAGACAGGATTACTGAGATATCTGATCAAACTCCTTTGTCTGAAGAGGTATCTCAGCACTACCAGATCGAGAAAGAGCGGTTTCAAGAGCAGAATTACAAGCTTGATCTTCAGCTAAGAAAATTGAAACCATCTCTATGA